The following coding sequences lie in one Klebsiella huaxiensis genomic window:
- the puuR gene encoding HTH-type transcriptional regulator PuuR, which produces MSDDGLAPGKRLSEIRQQLGLSQRRAAELSGLTHSAISTIEQDKVSPAISTLQKLLKVYGLSLSEFFSEPEKPAEPQVVINQDDLIEIGSQGVSMKLVHNGNPNRTLAMIFETYQPGTTTGERIKHQGEEIGTILEGEVVLTINGQAYHLVAGQSYAINTGIPHSFSNTSAGICRIISAHTPTTF; this is translated from the coding sequence ATGAGCGATGACGGACTGGCGCCAGGGAAACGTTTGTCAGAGATCCGCCAGCAATTGGGTCTCTCACAGCGTCGTGCCGCCGAACTGTCTGGGTTAACACATAGTGCCATCAGCACCATAGAACAGGACAAAGTCAGTCCTGCCATCAGCACGCTGCAAAAGCTGCTGAAAGTCTATGGGCTGTCGCTCTCGGAATTCTTTTCTGAACCAGAAAAACCGGCTGAACCGCAGGTGGTTATCAATCAGGACGATCTGATTGAAATCGGCAGTCAGGGGGTGTCGATGAAGCTGGTTCATAATGGAAATCCGAACCGCACGCTGGCGATGATTTTTGAAACGTACCAGCCTGGAACCACAACCGGGGAGAGGATCAAGCATCAGGGCGAGGAGATAGGCACCATACTGGAGGGTGAAGTCGTGTTGACCATTAACGGTCAGGCGTATCACCTGGTGGCGGGGCAAAGCTATGCCATTAACACCGGCATACCGCATAGCTTCAGCAACACCTCGGCAGGCATCTGTCGAATTATCAGTGCCCATACCCCCACCACATTCTGA
- the puuC gene encoding aldehyde dehydrogenase PuuC yields the protein MDFHNLAYWQEKAKMLVIETRLFINGEYSAAADNSVFETNDPAAQQTLAEVARGKKADVDRAVQAARSVFENGDWSQASPSQRKAVLNKFADLMEAHREELALLETLDTGKPIRHSLRDDIPGAARAIRWYAEAIDKVYGEVAPTSINELAMIVREPIGVIAAVVPWNFPLLLACWKLGPALAAGNSMVLKPSEKSPLTALRLAGLAKEAGLPDGVLNVVSGFGHEAGQALAQHPDVEVITFTGSTRTGKQLLKDAGDSNMKRVWLEAGGKSANIVFADCPDLQKAVNTTAGGIFYNQGQVCIAGTRLLLEESIADKFLELLKEQAKGWQPGNPLDPNTTMGMLIDNSHADSVHSFIRAGEAHSTLLLDGRKNPWPAAVGPTIFVDVDPASPLSQEEIFGPVLVVTRFKTEEQAVKLANDSRYGLGAAVWTRDLSRAHRVSRRLKAGSVFVNNYNDGDMTVPFGGYKQSGNGRDKSLHAMEKFTELKTIWIALEA from the coding sequence ATGGATTTTCACAACCTGGCTTACTGGCAAGAAAAAGCAAAAATGCTCGTTATTGAGACGCGCTTATTTATTAACGGTGAATACAGCGCCGCCGCCGATAATAGCGTTTTTGAAACCAATGATCCTGCCGCGCAGCAGACGCTCGCCGAAGTTGCTCGCGGCAAAAAAGCCGACGTTGATCGTGCGGTGCAGGCCGCCCGCAGCGTATTCGAGAACGGCGACTGGTCGCAGGCGTCCCCTTCTCAACGCAAAGCAGTGCTAAATAAATTCGCCGATCTAATGGAAGCTCACCGTGAAGAGCTGGCGCTGCTGGAAACCCTGGATACCGGCAAACCGATTCGCCACAGCCTGCGCGATGATATTCCCGGTGCCGCCCGTGCGATTCGCTGGTACGCCGAAGCCATTGATAAAGTGTACGGCGAAGTCGCGCCTACCAGTATCAACGAACTGGCGATGATCGTTCGCGAGCCGATTGGCGTGATTGCGGCGGTAGTTCCGTGGAACTTCCCGCTGCTGCTGGCCTGCTGGAAGCTTGGCCCGGCGCTGGCCGCCGGAAACAGCATGGTTCTCAAACCTTCCGAAAAATCCCCGCTTACCGCTCTACGTCTGGCGGGCCTGGCGAAAGAGGCCGGGCTGCCGGATGGGGTGCTCAACGTGGTCAGTGGTTTCGGCCATGAAGCCGGTCAGGCACTGGCGCAGCATCCGGATGTTGAAGTCATCACTTTCACCGGCTCTACCCGCACCGGCAAGCAGCTGCTGAAAGATGCAGGCGACAGCAATATGAAGCGCGTCTGGCTGGAGGCGGGCGGCAAAAGCGCCAATATCGTCTTTGCCGACTGTCCGGACCTACAAAAAGCGGTCAATACCACCGCGGGCGGTATTTTTTACAATCAGGGCCAGGTCTGTATTGCCGGAACCCGCCTGCTGCTGGAAGAGAGCATCGCCGACAAGTTTCTCGAGTTGTTAAAAGAGCAAGCAAAAGGCTGGCAGCCGGGCAACCCGCTCGACCCGAATACCACCATGGGTATGCTTATCGACAACAGCCACGCCGACAGCGTCCACAGCTTTATCCGCGCCGGGGAAGCACACAGCACGCTGCTGCTGGATGGGCGCAAAAACCCATGGCCAGCAGCGGTCGGCCCGACCATTTTTGTCGACGTCGACCCCGCATCTCCTCTCAGTCAGGAAGAGATCTTCGGCCCGGTGCTGGTGGTGACCCGTTTTAAAACCGAAGAACAGGCCGTGAAGCTTGCTAACGACAGCCGCTACGGCCTAGGCGCAGCGGTCTGGACCCGCGATCTTTCCCGCGCCCATCGCGTCAGCCGACGCCTGAAAGCCGGCTCCGTCTTCGTGAATAACTATAACGATGGCGATATGACCGTGCCTTTTGGCGGCTACAAGCAGAGCGGCAACGGACGTGATAAGTCCCTGCACGCAATGGAAAAATTCACCGAACTGAAAACTATCTGGATTGCCCTGGAGGCTTAA
- the puuD gene encoding gamma-glutamyl-gamma-aminobutyrate hydrolase codes for MYKPVIGVVMCRNRLKGHQTQTLQEKYLNAIVHAGGLPIALPHALAEPDLLSTLLPKLDGIYLPGSPSNVQPHLYGENGDEPDADPGRDLLSMALINAALERRIPIFAICRGLQELVVATGGTLYRRLFEQPELLEHREDPELPVEQQYAPSHEVQVQEGGLLSQLIPGCNTFWVNSLHGQGAKTLGPRLRVEARSSDGLAEAVSVYDHPFALGVQWHPEWNSSEYALSRMLFEGFITACQNHIAEKQRL; via the coding sequence ATGTACAAGCCAGTTATTGGCGTGGTGATGTGTCGGAACAGGCTTAAGGGTCACCAGACCCAAACTCTGCAAGAGAAGTACCTGAATGCGATTGTTCACGCCGGAGGGTTACCGATTGCCCTGCCGCACGCGTTAGCGGAACCGGACCTGCTTTCTACGTTACTGCCTAAACTGGATGGCATTTACCTGCCGGGCAGCCCAAGCAACGTGCAGCCGCACCTTTATGGTGAAAACGGCGATGAGCCTGACGCCGATCCCGGGCGTGATCTTCTGAGCATGGCGCTGATCAACGCCGCGCTCGAAAGGCGCATCCCCATTTTCGCCATCTGCCGTGGGTTACAGGAACTGGTTGTCGCCACCGGCGGGACTCTGTATCGTCGTCTGTTCGAGCAGCCTGAACTGCTTGAGCACCGCGAAGATCCTGAGCTTCCTGTAGAGCAGCAATATGCACCCTCACATGAAGTTCAGGTTCAGGAAGGAGGATTACTTTCTCAGTTAATACCGGGCTGCAACACGTTTTGGGTCAACTCGTTACACGGGCAGGGAGCAAAAACACTGGGTCCACGGCTGCGCGTGGAGGCGCGTTCTTCGGACGGGCTGGCGGAAGCGGTTAGCGTTTATGACCATCCTTTCGCTCTGGGCGTGCAGTGGCATCCTGAATGGAACAGTAGCGAATACGCCCTGTCGCGGATGTTGTTTGAAGGTTTTATCACCGCCTGTCAGAACCATATCGCTGAAAAACAGCGACTCTGA
- a CDS encoding NAD(P)/FAD-dependent oxidoreductase yields the protein MTEHTTSYYAASANRYEPFPTLDESISCDVCIVGGGYTGLSSALHLAEMGYDVVLLEGARIGFGASGRNGGQLVNSYSRDIDVIEKTYGPDAAKMLGSMMFEGGNIIRERIQRYQIQCDYRPGGLFVALNHKQLETLEEQKENWERYGNTQLELLDASAIRREVDSDRYTGALLDHSGGHIHPLNLAIGEADAIRLNGGRVYEQSPVTRIQHTSPAVVTTERGQVTARYVIVAGNAYLGDKVEPELAKRSMPCGTQVVTTAPLSEDLARSLIPKNYCVEDCNYLLDYYRLTADNRLLYGGGVVYGARDPDDVERLIMPKLLKTFPQLQGVKIDYRWTGNFLLTLSRMPQFGRLDNNIYYMQGYSGHGVTCTHLAGRLISELLRGDAERFDAFAKLPHYPFPGGRSLRIPFTAMGAAYYSLRDRLGV from the coding sequence ATGACCGAACATACCACCAGTTATTACGCCGCCAGCGCCAATCGCTATGAACCGTTTCCAACGCTGGACGAATCGATAAGCTGCGACGTCTGCATCGTTGGCGGCGGCTATACCGGACTCTCTTCAGCGCTGCATTTGGCCGAAATGGGCTACGATGTGGTGCTGCTGGAAGGTGCGCGCATCGGCTTCGGCGCCAGCGGGCGCAACGGCGGTCAGTTGGTTAACTCCTACAGCCGCGATATCGACGTTATCGAGAAAACCTACGGCCCGGACGCGGCGAAAATGCTCGGCAGCATGATGTTTGAAGGCGGCAATATTATCCGCGAGCGCATCCAGCGCTATCAAATCCAGTGCGACTATCGCCCCGGCGGCCTGTTTGTCGCGCTGAATCATAAACAGTTGGAGACGCTCGAAGAGCAGAAAGAGAACTGGGAGCGCTACGGCAATACCCAACTGGAGCTGCTGGATGCCAGCGCTATACGTCGCGAAGTGGACAGCGACCGCTATACCGGCGCGCTGCTGGACCATAGCGGCGGCCATATCCATCCGCTGAATCTGGCGATCGGCGAAGCGGACGCCATTAGGCTGAACGGCGGTCGGGTTTACGAGCAATCGCCGGTCACCCGTATTCAGCACACCAGCCCGGCGGTGGTGACCACCGAACGCGGTCAGGTTACCGCTCGCTACGTGATTGTCGCCGGTAACGCCTATCTCGGCGATAAAGTCGAGCCGGAGCTGGCGAAGCGCAGCATGCCCTGCGGCACCCAGGTCGTCACTACCGCACCGCTGTCTGAGGATCTGGCACGTTCGTTGATCCCGAAAAACTACTGCGTAGAAGATTGTAACTATCTGCTGGATTACTATCGTCTGACCGCCGATAATCGCCTGCTGTACGGCGGAGGCGTGGTGTACGGCGCGCGCGACCCGGACGACGTAGAGCGGCTGATAATGCCGAAGCTGCTGAAAACCTTCCCACAGTTGCAAGGGGTGAAAATCGACTACCGCTGGACCGGCAACTTCCTGCTGACCCTCTCGCGGATGCCGCAGTTTGGTCGTCTCGATAACAATATCTACTATATGCAGGGTTACAGCGGCCATGGCGTCACCTGTACCCACCTCGCCGGACGACTGATTTCAGAGCTGCTGCGCGGTGACGCCGAACGCTTCGACGCCTTCGCTAAGCTGCCGCACTACCCGTTCCCCGGCGGGCGCAGCCTGCGCATTCCGTTTACCGCTATGGGCGCGGCCTACTACAGTCTGCGCGACAGACTCGGCGTTTAA
- the puuA gene encoding glutamate-putrescine ligase produces METNIVEVENFVQQSEERRVSAFTWEVKRYLERYPNTQYVDVLLTDLNGCFRGKRIPVSSLSKLEKGCYFPASVFAMDILGNVVEEAGLGQEMGEPDRTCVPVLGTLTPSAADPEYIGQVLLTMVDEDGAPFDVEPRNVLNRLWQQLRQRGLFPVVAVELEFYLLDRKRDAEGYLQPPCAPGTGDRNTQSQVYSVDNLNHFADVLNDIDEIAQLQLIPADGAVAEASPGQFEINLHHTDNVLDACDDALALKRLVRLMAEKHKMHATFMAKPYEEHAGSGMHIHISMQNNKGENVLADADGEDSAMLKRALAGMIDLMPASMALLAPNVNSYRRFQPGMYVPTQASWGHNNRTVALRIPCGDRHNHRVEYRVAGADANPYLVMAAIFAGILHGLDNTLPLQEEVEGNGLEQDGLPFPIRQSDALWEFMQNDHLRERLGERFCHVYHACKHDELLQFERLITETEIEWMLKNA; encoded by the coding sequence ATGGAAACCAATATCGTAGAAGTTGAGAATTTTGTTCAGCAGTCGGAAGAGAGACGGGTCAGCGCGTTCACCTGGGAAGTGAAGCGCTACCTTGAGCGTTACCCCAATACGCAATATGTTGATGTTCTGCTGACCGACCTGAACGGCTGCTTCCGCGGTAAGCGGATCCCGGTATCCAGCCTGAGCAAGCTGGAGAAGGGCTGCTATTTCCCGGCGTCGGTGTTTGCGATGGATATTCTCGGTAATGTGGTCGAGGAAGCGGGGCTCGGTCAGGAGATGGGCGAACCGGATCGCACCTGCGTACCGGTGTTGGGTACCTTAACGCCGTCGGCGGCGGACCCGGAATATATTGGTCAGGTACTGCTGACCATGGTTGATGAAGATGGCGCTCCCTTTGACGTTGAGCCGCGGAACGTTCTGAACAGACTCTGGCAGCAGCTGCGCCAGCGCGGACTGTTCCCCGTGGTAGCGGTAGAGCTGGAGTTCTATTTACTGGACCGTAAGCGCGATGCTGAAGGCTACCTGCAGCCGCCGTGCGCTCCGGGGACCGGCGATCGCAATACCCAGAGCCAGGTTTACTCCGTTGATAACCTCAACCACTTTGCCGATGTCCTTAATGATATTGATGAAATCGCCCAGCTTCAGCTGATCCCGGCCGACGGCGCGGTGGCGGAAGCCTCTCCCGGTCAGTTTGAAATCAACCTGCATCATACCGATAACGTGCTCGACGCTTGTGATGATGCGCTGGCGCTAAAACGCCTCGTGCGTTTAATGGCGGAGAAGCATAAGATGCACGCCACTTTTATGGCGAAACCCTATGAAGAGCACGCCGGAAGCGGGATGCATATCCACATCAGCATGCAGAACAATAAAGGCGAGAACGTACTGGCGGATGCGGATGGTGAAGATTCCGCGATGTTAAAACGCGCGCTCGCCGGGATGATTGACCTGATGCCAGCTTCGATGGCTCTGCTGGCACCGAACGTCAACTCGTACCGTCGCTTCCAGCCGGGAATGTACGTGCCGACCCAGGCATCATGGGGGCATAACAACCGGACGGTAGCGCTGCGTATTCCGTGCGGCGATCGCCATAACCATCGCGTGGAGTATCGCGTGGCCGGAGCGGATGCCAACCCGTATCTGGTGATGGCGGCGATTTTTGCCGGAATTTTGCACGGTCTGGATAATACGCTGCCGCTACAGGAAGAGGTGGAAGGTAACGGTCTGGAGCAAGATGGCCTGCCTTTCCCGATTCGCCAGAGCGATGCGCTGTGGGAGTTTATGCAAAATGACCACTTGCGAGAGCGGCTTGGCGAGCGTTTCTGCCATGTTTATCACGCCTGTAAACATGACGAATTACTGCAGTTTGAGCGTCTGATCACCGAAACTGAAATTGAGTGGATGTTGAAAAACGCCTGA
- a CDS encoding YmjE family protein codes for MMQMFKYPQGEGGRPGRMECAATAARRFFLLFDLPLTPLRSWFVFRSLRPQTQVCSGGNDNGY; via the coding sequence ATGATGCAGATGTTCAAATATCCGCAGGGAGAAGGGGGCCGTCCTGGCCGCATGGAATGCGCAGCCACCGCCGCTCGTCGGTTCTTTTTACTTTTTGATTTACCATTAACCCCGTTGCGAAGTTGGTTTGTTTTCCGGTCATTACGACCGCAAACCCAGGTGTGCAGCGGGGGAAATGACAATGGCTATTAA